The following proteins come from a genomic window of Novosphingobium aromaticivorans DSM 12444:
- a CDS encoding CHRD domain-containing protein translates to MRNAARVAGVSQQTAYVRRRRDPAFAAGWDAALILAREAAEQVLAERALCGITETIWFRGEAVGERQRFDGRLLLAHLARLDARVAAAPGAVHHLAEDFDAMLVALAGGEEPAEAVDWPDPARDDHVEARADAAASAFDHAHPEPEDPLDDAAWDAWQSARAAASDAARLAAQAEWRAAAQGRDASLATLLDAPLERKAAGTVVTAAAAEVGPGSGPQLQRQAECPQDSVNTVNPAPAAPVPIARGQFPPSPHGCRLAAAPESRHAFRPLKGDKIMRRATSTVAIAAALAATALASPAVAKPVTLTASLAGAAETGGGDADGVGGFKVEADDDSGDFCFTLWAEKIAAPTMAHVHEGAAGADGKPVATIEVTGKDSDACVAMEPELIKKILAAPGDYYVNVHTGDFPKGAIRGQLQKP, encoded by the coding sequence GTGCGCAACGCCGCGCGCGTGGCGGGGGTGTCGCAGCAGACGGCCTATGTCCGCCGCCGCCGCGATCCCGCCTTCGCCGCCGGGTGGGATGCGGCGCTGATCCTGGCGCGCGAGGCGGCCGAGCAGGTCCTTGCCGAACGCGCCCTGTGCGGCATCACGGAAACGATCTGGTTCCGGGGCGAGGCGGTGGGCGAGCGGCAGCGCTTCGACGGGCGCCTCCTCCTCGCCCATCTCGCCCGCCTCGATGCGCGGGTCGCGGCGGCGCCCGGTGCCGTCCACCACCTTGCCGAGGACTTCGACGCCATGCTCGTCGCGCTGGCCGGGGGCGAGGAGCCGGCAGAGGCTGTAGACTGGCCCGACCCCGCCCGCGACGATCATGTCGAGGCGCGTGCCGATGCCGCGGCAAGCGCCTTCGATCATGCCCATCCCGAACCGGAAGACCCGCTCGACGATGCCGCCTGGGATGCCTGGCAGTCCGCCCGCGCTGCCGCATCCGACGCCGCGCGCCTTGCTGCGCAAGCCGAATGGCGCGCCGCCGCGCAAGGCCGCGACGCCAGCCTCGCGACGCTGCTTGATGCCCCGCTCGAACGCAAGGCTGCCGGCACCGTCGTGACGGCGGCTGCGGCAGAAGTCGGGCCGGGGTCCGGGCCTCAGCTACAGCGCCAGGCGGAATGCCCCCAGGACAGTGTAAACACCGTCAACCCTGCGCCTGCCGCGCCCGTCCCGATTGCGCGAGGACAATTCCCGCCGTCGCCGCACGGGTGTAGGCTGGCTGCCGCGCCGGAGAGTCGTCACGCCTTCCGGCCTCTCAAGGGAGACAAGATCATGAGACGTGCAACATCGACCGTCGCGATTGCCGCAGCGCTCGCCGCCACCGCGCTTGCCAGCCCGGCGGTCGCCAAGCCGGTCACGCTCACCGCCAGCCTTGCCGGTGCGGCCGAGACGGGCGGCGGCGATGCCGACGGCGTGGGCGGCTTCAAGGTCGAGGCGGACGATGATTCCGGCGATTTCTGCTTCACGCTCTGGGCCGAAAAGATCGCGGCGCCGACCATGGCCCATGTCCACGAAGGCGCGGCGGGGGCCGACGGCAAGCCCGTCGCCACGATCGAGGTCACCGGCAAGGACAGCGACGCCTGCGTCGCGATGGAGCCCGAACTGATCAAGAAGATCCTCGCGGCGCCCGGCGACTACTACGTCAACGTCCACACCGGCGATTTCCCCAAGGGCGCTATCCGCGGCCAGCTCCAGAAGCCCTGA
- a CDS encoding argininosuccinate synthase produces the protein MSDIKKVVLAYSGGLDTSVILKWLQVTYNCEVVTFTADLGQGEELEPARAKAKLMGVPDHHIYIDDLREEFVRDFVFPMMRANARYEGDYLLGTSIARPLISKRLIEIARETGADAVAHGATGKGNDQVRFELSAYALEPGIKVIAPWREWDLTSRTALIAWAEAHQIPVPKDKRGESPFSTDANLLHTSSEGKVLEDPWQETPDYVYSRTVNPEDAPDTPEYITIDFEKGDGVALNGEAMSPATLLAALNDLGRKHGIGRLDLVENRFVGMKSRGMYETPGGEIYARAHRGIESITLDRGAAHLKDELMPKYAELIYNGFWFSPEREMLQAAIDHSQARVNGTVRLKLYKGSASVVGRKSPDSLYSERHVTFEDDAGAYDQKDAAGFIKLNALRLRLLAQQGR, from the coding sequence ATGTCCGATATCAAGAAGGTCGTCCTCGCCTACTCCGGCGGTCTCGACACCTCCGTCATCCTCAAGTGGCTGCAGGTCACCTACAACTGCGAGGTGGTCACCTTCACCGCCGACCTCGGCCAGGGCGAGGAGCTCGAACCCGCGCGCGCCAAGGCAAAGCTGATGGGCGTGCCCGATCACCACATCTACATCGACGACCTGCGCGAGGAATTCGTGCGCGACTTCGTCTTCCCGATGATGCGCGCCAATGCCCGCTACGAGGGCGATTACCTGCTCGGCACCTCGATCGCCCGTCCGCTGATCTCCAAGCGCCTGATCGAAATCGCGCGCGAAACCGGAGCCGATGCCGTCGCCCACGGCGCGACCGGCAAGGGCAACGACCAGGTCCGCTTCGAACTGTCCGCCTACGCCCTCGAACCGGGCATCAAGGTTATCGCGCCCTGGCGCGAATGGGATCTCACCAGCCGCACCGCGCTGATCGCCTGGGCCGAAGCGCACCAGATTCCGGTCCCCAAGGACAAGCGCGGCGAAAGCCCGTTCTCGACCGACGCCAACCTCCTCCACACCTCGTCCGAAGGCAAGGTGCTGGAAGATCCGTGGCAGGAAACCCCGGACTACGTCTACTCGCGCACCGTCAATCCGGAAGACGCGCCCGACACCCCTGAGTACATCACCATCGACTTCGAGAAGGGCGATGGCGTCGCGCTCAACGGCGAGGCCATGTCGCCCGCCACGCTGCTCGCCGCCCTCAACGACCTCGGCCGCAAGCACGGCATCGGCCGTCTCGATCTCGTCGAGAACCGCTTCGTCGGCATGAAGAGCCGCGGCATGTACGAAACGCCCGGCGGCGAGATCTATGCCCGTGCCCATCGCGGCATCGAAAGCATCACCCTCGACCGGGGCGCGGCGCACCTCAAGGACGAGCTGATGCCCAAGTACGCGGAGCTGATCTACAACGGCTTCTGGTTCTCGCCCGAGCGCGAGATGCTGCAGGCCGCGATCGATCACTCGCAGGCCCGCGTGAACGGCACCGTCCGGCTCAAGCTCTACAAGGGCAGCGCCTCGGTCGTCGGCCGCAAGTCGCCCGACAGCCTCTACTCCGAACGCCACGTGACGTTCGAGGACGATGCCGGCGCCTACGACCAGAAGGACGCGGCGGGCTTCATCAAGCTCAACGCCCTGCGCCTTCGCCTGCTGGCGCAGCAGGGCCGCTGA
- a CDS encoding aromatic ring-hydroxylating oxygenase subunit alpha gives MDVRAKLVADARHMLERLEKGTITPAPARTSRPSSIYTDEALFGREKERIFRKAPLMLAASCELRRAGDYKAMDVAGVPVLLVRGQDGTVRTFLNACTHRAAKLAHGCGHAARLTCPYHAWSFRLDGALLAVASRGVFGEVDAEESRLVSFPTTERAGLIWAVLDPDASPDFDAFLGGFDKLIAQFGFENWHHFESRSLPGANWKLAFDAHLEFYHLPVLHRATFGPGMSNLAEYFFHGPHQRLGLVTNAGHVLEQDDVASLATLPEGEWPATPLLFGEWIIFPNVSINCFYKGGRGVIISQVFPGASVGESVTVQMFLHENPPAEDLVADARAMSDFLGQVVGEEDLPMSRGQQEVLESGLLPRVQFGRNEGGVQHFHEWIDRFVEAPREATLAAVMGGE, from the coding sequence ATGGACGTTCGCGCGAAACTGGTGGCAGACGCACGGCACATGCTGGAGCGGCTGGAGAAGGGCACGATCACGCCAGCTCCGGCGCGTACCAGCCGGCCATCTTCGATCTATACCGACGAGGCGCTGTTCGGGCGCGAGAAGGAGCGCATTTTCCGCAAGGCGCCGCTGATGCTGGCCGCATCGTGCGAACTGCGCCGGGCGGGCGACTACAAGGCGATGGACGTGGCGGGTGTTCCGGTGCTTCTGGTGCGCGGACAGGATGGAACCGTCCGGACCTTCCTCAACGCCTGCACCCACCGCGCCGCGAAGCTGGCGCACGGGTGCGGCCATGCGGCGCGGCTGACGTGTCCCTATCATGCCTGGAGCTTCCGGCTCGACGGGGCGCTGCTGGCGGTGGCGTCGCGCGGGGTGTTCGGCGAAGTCGATGCGGAGGAGAGCCGGCTGGTATCGTTCCCGACGACCGAGCGGGCAGGGCTGATCTGGGCAGTGCTGGACCCGGACGCGAGCCCCGACTTCGATGCTTTCCTTGGCGGTTTCGACAAGCTGATCGCCCAGTTCGGCTTCGAGAACTGGCACCACTTCGAAAGCCGCAGCCTGCCGGGCGCGAACTGGAAGCTGGCCTTCGACGCGCATCTCGAATTCTACCACCTTCCGGTGCTGCACCGGGCGACCTTCGGTCCCGGAATGAGCAACCTTGCGGAATACTTCTTCCACGGCCCGCACCAGAGGCTGGGACTGGTGACGAACGCCGGGCACGTGCTGGAGCAGGACGACGTCGCCAGCCTCGCCACGCTTCCGGAAGGCGAGTGGCCGGCCACCCCGCTATTGTTCGGCGAGTGGATCATCTTCCCGAACGTGTCGATCAACTGCTTCTACAAGGGCGGGCGCGGCGTGATCATCTCGCAGGTGTTCCCGGGAGCGAGCGTGGGGGAATCGGTGACCGTGCAGATGTTCCTCCACGAGAACCCGCCTGCCGAAGACCTTGTGGCCGATGCGCGAGCGATGTCCGATTTCCTTGGTCAGGTGGTTGGCGAGGAGGACCTGCCGATGTCGCGTGGCCAGCAGGAGGTGCTGGAGTCCGGCCTGCTGCCGCGCGTCCAGTTCGGCCGCAACGAGGGCGGCGTGCAGCATTTCCACGAGTGGATCGACCGGTTCGTCGAAGCGCCGCGCGAGGCGACGCTGGCCGCCGTCATGGGCGGGGAATAG
- a CDS encoding aldehyde dehydrogenase family protein — MTAPTAADLSADIARVFALQQAHMWEAKASTAAERKEKLARLKAAVEAHADDIVAAVLEDTRKPVGEIRVTEVLNVTANIQRNIDNLDEWMKPVEVATSLNPADRAQIIHEARGVCLILGPWNFPLGLALGPVAAAIAAGNTCIVKLTDLCPATARVASVIVREAFDEKDVALFEGDVSVATALLDLPFNHVFFTGSPRVGKIVMAAAAKHLTSVTLELGGKSPVIVDDSADIDQVAAQLAAAKQFNGGQACISPDYVFVKEDKKAALVEGFRANVQKNLYDDAGNLKKDSIAQVVNKANFDRVKAMFDDAVAKGATVAAGGTFEADDLTIHPTMLTGVTPQMTILQDEIFAPVIPVMTYDTLDQAIGYIEARDKPLALYVYSKDEANVEKVLARTSSGGVTVNGVFSHYLENNLPFGGVNTSGMGSYHGVFGFKCFSHERAVYRHQQ, encoded by the coding sequence ATGACTGCCCCGACCGCCGCCGACCTTTCCGCCGACATCGCACGCGTCTTCGCACTCCAGCAGGCGCACATGTGGGAGGCCAAGGCCTCCACCGCGGCCGAGCGCAAGGAAAAGCTCGCGCGCCTCAAGGCCGCCGTCGAAGCCCACGCCGACGACATCGTCGCCGCCGTCCTCGAAGACACGCGCAAGCCGGTTGGCGAAATCCGCGTGACCGAAGTCCTCAACGTCACCGCCAACATCCAGCGCAACATCGACAATCTCGATGAATGGATGAAGCCGGTCGAGGTCGCCACCTCGCTCAATCCCGCCGACCGCGCGCAGATCATCCACGAAGCGCGCGGCGTCTGCCTGATCCTTGGCCCCTGGAACTTCCCCCTCGGCCTCGCGCTCGGTCCGGTCGCCGCTGCCATCGCCGCAGGCAACACCTGCATCGTGAAGCTCACCGACCTCTGCCCCGCCACCGCAAGGGTGGCCTCGGTGATCGTCAGGGAAGCGTTCGACGAAAAGGATGTGGCTCTGTTCGAAGGCGACGTCTCGGTCGCCACCGCGCTCCTCGATCTGCCGTTCAACCACGTCTTCTTCACCGGCTCGCCCCGCGTCGGCAAGATCGTGATGGCCGCTGCCGCAAAGCACCTCACCAGCGTCACGCTCGAACTTGGCGGGAAGTCGCCCGTCATCGTCGACGATAGCGCCGACATCGATCAGGTCGCCGCCCAGCTCGCCGCGGCCAAGCAGTTCAACGGCGGGCAGGCCTGCATCAGCCCGGACTACGTCTTCGTGAAGGAAGACAAGAAGGCCGCGCTGGTCGAAGGCTTCCGGGCCAACGTGCAGAAGAACCTCTATGACGATGCCGGCAACCTGAAGAAGGACAGCATCGCCCAGGTGGTCAACAAGGCGAACTTCGACCGCGTGAAGGCCATGTTCGACGATGCCGTCGCCAAGGGCGCGACCGTCGCCGCCGGCGGAACGTTCGAAGCCGATGACCTCACCATCCATCCGACCATGCTGACCGGCGTCACCCCGCAGATGACCATCCTCCAGGACGAAATCTTCGCCCCCGTCATCCCGGTGATGACCTACGACACGCTCGACCAGGCGATCGGCTACATCGAAGCCCGCGACAAGCCGCTCGCACTCTATGTCTACAGCAAGGACGAAGCGAACGTCGAAAAGGTCCTCGCCCGCACCTCGTCGGGCGGTGTCACGGTGAATGGCGTGTTCTCGCACTACCTGGAAAACAACCTGCCGTTCGGCGGCGTCAACACCAGCGGCATGGGCAGCTACCACGGCGTGTTCGGCTTCAAGTGCTTCAGCCACGAACGGGCTGTCTACCGCCACCAGCAGTAA
- a CDS encoding HAD-IA family hydrolase — protein MAKFPYAIVGFDLDGTLLDTSRDLGTALNHALALAGRPPVLLEEVTRHIGGGAAQMLRSALTESGGVDEEAFPRLQAELIAFYASNIAHHTTLFPGGEAMLDALDARGVKVAIATNKKESLAVRLFEELGMTHRFATIIGGDTLGPGTAKPRPDMLHAMVERCGGGPAAFVGDTTFDVGAARAAGLPVVAVRFGFNDLPADELNADAVIDHFDELVPALEQLA, from the coding sequence ATGGCCAAATTTCCTTATGCGATCGTCGGCTTCGACCTCGACGGGACGCTGCTCGATACCTCCCGCGATCTCGGCACCGCGCTCAATCACGCGCTGGCGCTCGCCGGTCGCCCGCCGGTTCTCCTGGAAGAGGTAACCCGCCACATCGGCGGCGGCGCGGCCCAGATGCTGCGCTCGGCGCTCACGGAATCGGGCGGGGTCGACGAGGAAGCCTTCCCCCGCCTCCAGGCCGAACTCATCGCCTTCTACGCAAGCAACATCGCCCACCACACCACGCTGTTTCCGGGCGGCGAAGCCATGCTCGACGCGCTCGATGCACGCGGCGTGAAAGTCGCCATCGCCACGAACAAGAAGGAATCGCTGGCGGTCCGCCTGTTCGAGGAACTGGGCATGACCCACCGCTTCGCGACGATCATCGGCGGGGACACGCTCGGCCCCGGCACCGCCAAGCCGCGCCCGGACATGCTCCACGCCATGGTCGAACGCTGCGGCGGCGGCCCGGCCGCCTTCGTCGGCGACACCACGTTCGATGTCGGCGCGGCCCGCGCGGCGGGCCTGCCCGTCGTCGCCGTCCGCTTCGGCTTCAACGACCTTCCGGCTGACGAGTTGAACGCCGATGCAGTGATCGATCACTTCGACGAACTCGTCCCCGCGCTGGAACAACTCGCCTGA
- the glmU gene encoding bifunctional UDP-N-acetylglucosamine diphosphorylase/glucosamine-1-phosphate N-acetyltransferase GlmU codes for MTDASTVDSPLAIIVLAAGKGTRMKSDLHKVLHPIAGRPMLMHLMASAAELSPARQVVVAGHGREQLEKALGGSADIAVQDPQLGTAHAVQQAQGALSGFEGDVLILYGDVPFVRASTMRAMIERLHGADEPAAVVLGFAPADTLQYGRVIADDGRIVKMVEHKDASEAERACRVCNSGLMAVRSADLFGLLARVGNDNAQGEYYLPDVVNIAIADGRTCAVVVTDDADEVAGINSRGELAEAEGRWQQRRRAAAMADGASLIAPETVWFAWDTVLGRDVTIEPNVFFGPGVTVGDNVTIHAFSHLEGASLAQGVEVGPYARLRPGARLEEKVKVGNFVEVKNAVLHKGAKANHLTYLGDADVGAGANIGAGTITCNYDGYFKHRTVIGERAFIGSNSALIAPVRIGADAIVAAGSAVSRDVADGELRMVRAEQLVKPGWADRFHDAMKKKKAEKKS; via the coding sequence ATGACCGACGCTTCTACCGTGGATAGCCCCCTTGCCATCATCGTCCTTGCCGCCGGCAAGGGCACCCGCATGAAGAGCGACCTGCACAAGGTGCTCCACCCGATCGCCGGGCGGCCGATGCTGATGCACCTGATGGCGAGCGCCGCCGAACTTTCCCCCGCGCGCCAGGTCGTCGTGGCTGGCCACGGGCGCGAGCAGCTGGAGAAGGCGCTGGGCGGCAGCGCGGACATCGCGGTGCAGGACCCGCAGCTTGGCACCGCCCACGCGGTGCAGCAGGCGCAAGGCGCGCTGTCGGGCTTCGAGGGCGATGTGCTGATCCTCTATGGCGATGTGCCGTTCGTGCGTGCATCGACCATGCGCGCGATGATCGAACGCCTGCACGGCGCGGACGAGCCTGCCGCTGTGGTGCTGGGCTTCGCGCCCGCCGACACGCTGCAATACGGCCGCGTGATCGCCGATGACGGCCGCATCGTGAAGATGGTGGAGCACAAGGACGCGAGCGAGGCCGAACGCGCCTGCCGCGTGTGCAATTCGGGCCTTATGGCGGTGCGCAGCGCGGACCTGTTCGGGCTGCTGGCGCGCGTCGGCAACGACAACGCGCAGGGCGAATACTACCTGCCCGACGTGGTCAACATCGCCATTGCCGATGGCCGGACCTGCGCGGTGGTGGTGACGGACGATGCGGACGAGGTGGCCGGGATCAACAGTCGCGGCGAACTGGCCGAGGCGGAAGGGCGCTGGCAGCAGCGCCGCCGCGCGGCCGCCATGGCCGACGGGGCCAGCCTGATCGCGCCCGAGACGGTCTGGTTCGCGTGGGACACGGTGCTGGGCCGCGACGTGACGATCGAGCCCAACGTGTTCTTCGGCCCCGGCGTGACGGTGGGCGACAACGTGACGATCCACGCCTTCAGCCATCTCGAAGGGGCGAGCCTGGCGCAGGGCGTGGAAGTCGGGCCATATGCGCGACTGCGGCCGGGCGCGCGGCTGGAGGAGAAGGTCAAGGTCGGCAACTTCGTCGAGGTGAAGAACGCGGTGCTGCACAAGGGTGCCAAGGCCAACCACCTGACCTATCTGGGTGATGCCGACGTGGGTGCGGGCGCGAACATCGGGGCAGGCACCATCACCTGCAACTATGACGGTTACTTCAAGCACAGGACCGTGATCGGCGAGCGCGCGTTCATCGGATCGAACAGCGCGCTGATCGCGCCGGTGCGGATTGGCGCCGACGCCATCGTTGCCGCCGGAAGTGCCGTATCGCGCGATGTGGCGGACGGTGAATTGCGCATGGTGCGCGCCGAACAGCTCGTCAAGCCGGGCTGGGCAGACCGTTTCCACGACGCGATGAAGAAGAAGAAGGCGGAAAAGAAATCCTGA
- a CDS encoding ribbon-helix-helix domain-containing protein: MTRILADLPDEDIEKLDARAAALGKSRAALVREAVKLFLVQGSSSNDWIDRFAGLWAERDDIPDSVAYQRAIREDRRPYADI, encoded by the coding sequence ATGACTCGCATCCTTGCAGATCTGCCGGACGAAGACATCGAGAAGCTGGATGCGCGCGCTGCGGCTCTCGGCAAGTCGCGGGCGGCGCTGGTGCGCGAGGCGGTGAAGCTTTTCCTGGTGCAGGGCAGCAGCAGCAACGACTGGATCGATCGTTTCGCCGGGCTTTGGGCCGAGCGCGACGACATCCCCGACAGCGTCGCATATCAGCGCGCGATCCGCGAAGACCGCAGACCTTACGCAGACATCTGA
- a CDS encoding type II toxin-antitoxin system VapC family toxin codes for MSAPFFDTSIVIDWLKRVPQATQELARYRSHRISRIVWTEVLAGETLERRELVREALSHFDTVEIDARIAMAAADIRYRSRMKVMDAYILATAQINGSILVTRNTKDFPATMPGIRVPYTL; via the coding sequence GTGTCCGCCCCCTTCTTCGACACCAGCATCGTTATCGACTGGCTTAAGCGCGTGCCCCAGGCGACGCAGGAGCTTGCCCGATATCGCTCGCACCGGATCAGCCGGATCGTGTGGACCGAGGTCCTGGCGGGCGAAACGCTTGAACGGCGCGAACTGGTGCGCGAGGCGCTGAGCCATTTCGATACCGTGGAAATCGACGCGCGGATTGCCATGGCGGCGGCCGATATCCGGTACAGGAGCCGGATGAAGGTCATGGACGCCTACATCCTGGCCACTGCGCAGATCAACGGAAGCATTCTGGTTACACGAAATACCAAGGATTTTCCGGCCACCATGCCGGGGATTCGCGTACCCTATACCCTCTAG
- the glmS gene encoding glutamine--fructose-6-phosphate transaminase (isomerizing): MCGIIGIVGKEQVADRLVDGLRRMEYRGYDSAGVCTVEGGRLIRRRAEGKLNNLVAELVRNPASGLIGIAHTRWATHGAPTTSNAHPHATDEVALVHNGIIENFKPLREALIARGRRFESETDTEVIAHLVSEQVEAGLSPQDAVKAVLPQLRGAFAIAVAFRSHDDMLIGARLGSPLVVGYGEGETYLGSDAIALAPLTQRIAYLEEGDWVVVKREGAQIFDAENKPVTRPIVASGATAAAIEKGNYRHFMQKEIFEQPAVVAQTLRSYLRRVEQTVALPQIDFDLASINRVTIVACGTSYYAGMVAKYWFEQFARLPVDIDVASEFRYRDPVLEPGGLALFISQSGETADTLAALRHCKAAGQTIAVVVNVPTSSMAREADLLLPTHAGPEIGVASTKAFTCQLAVLAALAAHLAVKRGRLTREEEAAIVEQLVETPAALNAALSHDEEIAGMAHLIAPARDVLYLGRGPDYPLALEGALKLKEISYIHAEGYASGEMKHGPIALIDEAVPVIVLAPSGPLFEKTVSNMQEVRARGGKIVLISDAEGLAEAGEGCLATIEMPKVHPLIAPLVYAVPVQLLAYHVAVAKGTDVDQPRNLAKSVTVE; this comes from the coding sequence ATGTGCGGAATCATCGGAATCGTCGGCAAGGAACAGGTTGCGGACCGGCTGGTCGACGGCCTGCGGCGGATGGAATACCGCGGCTATGACAGCGCCGGCGTGTGCACCGTGGAAGGCGGCCGGCTGATCCGCCGTCGCGCCGAGGGCAAGCTGAACAACCTGGTCGCGGAACTGGTGCGCAATCCCGCGTCGGGCCTGATCGGCATCGCGCATACTCGCTGGGCGACGCACGGCGCACCGACCACCAGCAACGCGCACCCCCATGCGACCGACGAGGTGGCGCTGGTCCACAACGGCATCATCGAGAACTTCAAGCCGCTGCGCGAAGCCCTGATCGCGCGGGGGCGCAGGTTCGAGAGCGAGACCGATACCGAAGTGATCGCGCACCTGGTGTCCGAGCAGGTCGAGGCGGGGCTTTCGCCGCAGGATGCGGTGAAGGCGGTACTGCCGCAACTGCGCGGCGCATTCGCCATCGCCGTGGCCTTTCGCAGCCACGACGACATGCTGATCGGCGCGCGCCTGGGCTCGCCGCTGGTGGTTGGGTATGGCGAAGGCGAGACCTATCTGGGATCGGACGCCATCGCCCTGGCGCCGCTGACCCAGCGCATCGCCTATCTGGAGGAAGGCGACTGGGTCGTCGTCAAGCGCGAGGGCGCGCAGATCTTCGATGCCGAGAACAAGCCGGTCACGCGCCCGATCGTGGCTTCGGGCGCGACGGCGGCGGCGATCGAGAAGGGCAACTATCGCCACTTCATGCAGAAGGAAATCTTCGAGCAGCCCGCCGTCGTCGCCCAGACCTTGCGCAGCTACCTGCGCCGCGTGGAGCAGACCGTGGCGCTGCCACAGATCGACTTCGACCTTGCCAGCATCAACCGCGTCACCATCGTCGCCTGCGGGACGAGCTACTATGCCGGCATGGTGGCGAAGTACTGGTTCGAACAGTTCGCCCGCCTGCCGGTGGACATCGACGTGGCATCCGAGTTCCGTTACCGCGACCCGGTGCTCGAGCCGGGCGGGCTGGCGCTGTTCATCTCGCAGAGCGGCGAGACCGCCGATACGCTGGCGGCGCTGCGCCACTGCAAGGCGGCCGGACAGACCATCGCGGTCGTCGTCAACGTGCCGACAAGCTCGATGGCGCGCGAGGCGGACCTGCTGCTGCCGACCCACGCGGGCCCGGAAATCGGCGTCGCTTCGACCAAGGCGTTCACCTGCCAGCTTGCCGTCCTCGCCGCGCTCGCCGCGCACCTTGCAGTAAAGCGCGGGCGGCTGACGCGCGAGGAGGAGGCGGCCATCGTAGAGCAGCTTGTCGAGACGCCGGCCGCGCTCAATGCCGCGCTTTCGCACGACGAGGAAATCGCGGGCATGGCCCACCTCATCGCGCCCGCGCGCGACGTGCTCTACCTCGGGCGCGGGCCGGACTATCCGCTGGCGCTGGAAGGCGCGCTCAAGCTCAAGGAAATCAGCTACATCCATGCCGAGGGTTACGCCTCGGGCGAGATGAAGCACGGGCCCATCGCGCTGATCGACGAGGCCGTGCCGGTGATCGTGCTGGCGCCGAGCGGCCCCCTGTTCGAGAAGACGGTCAGCAACATGCAGGAAGTGCGGGCGCGGGGCGGCAAGATCGTGCTCATTTCCGACGCGGAAGGGCTGGCCGAGGCGGGCGAGGGGTGCCTCGCCACGATCGAAATGCCGAAGGTCCACCCGCTGATCGCGCCGCTGGTCTACGCCGTGCCGGTGCAGCTTCTCGCCTACCACGTGGCCGTGGCCAAGGGCACCGACGTCGACCAGCCGCGCAACCTTGCCAAGAGCGTGACGGTGGAGTGA
- a CDS encoding tRNA (cytidine(34)-2'-O)-methyltransferase has protein sequence MRIALYEPEIAGNVGAVMRLGACLGVNVDLVEPMGFAWEDRRVRRAAMDYIDHVKVTRHAGFGPFRASVAPGRLVLFTTKAEQSLHDFRFRADDVLLFGKESAGVPDEVAQACDERVRIPIRPEVRSLNLAIATALALGEALRQTGGLPPG, from the coding sequence ATGCGGATTGCCCTGTACGAGCCGGAGATTGCCGGAAACGTTGGCGCGGTCATGCGCCTCGGTGCGTGCCTTGGCGTTAATGTCGACCTGGTGGAGCCGATGGGCTTCGCTTGGGAGGATCGGCGCGTGCGGCGCGCGGCGATGGACTACATCGACCACGTGAAGGTCACGCGCCACGCCGGCTTCGGGCCGTTTCGCGCCTCTGTCGCGCCTGGGCGGCTGGTTCTGTTCACCACGAAGGCCGAACAGTCGCTACACGACTTCCGCTTCAGGGCCGATGACGTGCTGCTGTTCGGCAAGGAGAGCGCGGGCGTTCCGGACGAGGTGGCGCAGGCCTGTGACGAGCGGGTGCGGATCCCGATCCGGCCGGAAGTGCGCTCGCTGAACCTCGCGATTGCAACGGCCCTGGCGCTGGGTGAGGCCCTTCGCCAGACAGGAGGGCTGCCGCCGGGGTAA